One window of uncultured Methanoregula sp. genomic DNA carries:
- the hisG gene encoding ATP phosphoribosyltransferase, giving the protein MAKSAKIIKKPATPTSFSDVVRLAIPNKGRIAAPIMDLVEKSGLHLAENGERRLIARTLDPHVEILFARPVDIPEYVATGAADLGITGHDMVVEREADVEELLDLQFGKAKLVLAVHEDSDIASAKQLTGLKIATEFPVITRNYFKKHKVNVEVVLVGGACEATPHLGIADAIIDLSSSGTTLKTNRLRVIDEVLVTSTHLIANRASLRSKKEKIDEIHLALESVIRARGQCYLMMNVKRASLETVKRVLPGLSGPTVMDVASSEDLVAVHAVVNEERVYTLINALKRAGAKDILVMAIQRMIR; this is encoded by the coding sequence ATGGCGAAATCTGCAAAGATCATAAAAAAACCTGCCACCCCCACCTCTTTTTCTGACGTTGTACGGCTGGCGATCCCCAACAAGGGCAGGATTGCTGCGCCGATCATGGACCTTGTCGAGAAGAGCGGGCTCCACCTGGCAGAGAACGGGGAACGGAGACTGATCGCCCGGACCCTCGACCCGCACGTGGAGATCCTGTTTGCCCGTCCGGTGGACATTCCCGAGTACGTGGCAACCGGGGCCGCCGATCTCGGCATCACCGGCCACGACATGGTCGTGGAACGGGAAGCTGACGTGGAAGAGCTCCTCGACCTCCAGTTCGGCAAGGCAAAACTGGTGCTTGCCGTGCACGAGGATTCGGATATCGCCTCGGCAAAACAGCTGACCGGCCTCAAAATTGCAACGGAGTTCCCGGTAATAACCCGGAACTATTTCAAAAAGCACAAGGTGAATGTCGAGGTCGTACTGGTAGGCGGTGCCTGCGAAGCAACGCCGCACCTCGGCATTGCAGATGCAATCATCGATCTCTCCAGCTCGGGAACAACCCTCAAGACCAACCGCCTCCGGGTCATCGACGAGGTGCTGGTGACTTCAACCCACCTCATCGCGAACCGGGCCTCGCTCCGTTCCAAGAAAGAGAAGATCGACGAGATCCACCTGGCGCTGGAGAGCGTGATCCGGGCCCGCGGCCAGTGTTACCTGATGATGAACGTGAAACGGGCCTCGCTTGAGACCGTGAAACGCGTGCTGCCGGGTCTTTCCGGCCCGACGGTGATGGATGTTGCATCGAGCGAGGACCTCGTTGCCGTGCATGCCGTTGTCAACGAGGAACGGGTCTATACCCTGATCAATGCGCTGAAACGGGCGGGGGCCAAGGATATCCTCGTCATGGCCATCCAACGGATGATTCGCTGA
- a CDS encoding histone family protein, translated as MADLPIAAVVRIAKKNGAERVGSDAAEALVVKAEKYIAQLTKEANKLAEHAGRKTIKKEDVDLAAKSN; from the coding sequence ATGGCAGATTTACCAATCGCCGCAGTTGTAAGGATTGCAAAGAAGAACGGAGCCGAAAGAGTGGGAAGCGATGCAGCTGAAGCCCTTGTTGTCAAGGCTGAGAAGTACATCGCCCAGCTCACCAAGGAAGCCAACAAGCTTGCCGAGCACGCGGGCAGAAAGACCATCAAGAAAGAAGACGTTGACCTGGCTGCAAAGTCCAACTGA
- the hisB gene encoding imidazoleglycerol-phosphate dehydratase HisB codes for MRNVEVRRETKETTIAIRIDPDGSGKVTADSGIPFFDHMLNAMAKHGGFDMTLTAKGDLHVDCHHTVEDIGIVLGDAIKQAIGDGRGMKRFSHAIIPMDESLAQVALDCGGRGYLVWTGSFGNKAVGTIPSDLFEHFFYSLCTRAGITAHISFSGKNDHHKCEAAFKAFGIALGKALSITGDTKTVRSTKGKF; via the coding sequence ATGAGAAACGTGGAAGTCAGGCGGGAGACAAAGGAAACAACGATCGCCATCCGGATCGATCCGGATGGTTCCGGGAAGGTGACCGCGGACAGCGGGATACCCTTTTTCGATCACATGCTCAATGCGATGGCAAAACATGGCGGATTCGACATGACCCTTACGGCAAAGGGAGACCTGCACGTGGACTGCCACCATACCGTTGAGGATATCGGGATCGTGCTCGGCGATGCAATAAAACAGGCAATCGGCGATGGTCGGGGCATGAAGCGGTTTTCCCATGCAATCATTCCCATGGACGAGTCGCTTGCCCAGGTGGCGCTCGATTGTGGCGGCCGGGGATACCTGGTCTGGACCGGCTCGTTTGGCAACAAGGCGGTCGGGACGATCCCGTCAGACCTCTTCGAGCATTTCTTCTATTCGCTCTGCACCCGGGCGGGAATCACTGCACACATCAGTTTCTCCGGCAAGAACGATCACCACAAGTGCGAGGCTGCGTTCAAGGCTTTCGGCATTGCCCTTGGGAAAGCGCTCTCCATTACCGGGGATACAAAAACCGTCCGCAGCACGAAGGGGAAGTTCTGA
- a CDS encoding methionine adenosyltransferase yields MKRNIQIEALDQIPLEKQRIELVERKCLGHPDSLADGIAESISQALCKTYLEEFGVVLHHNTDQGEVVAGESSPKFGGGKMIRPMYVLLDGRATKQFEGVTIPTDSVAVEAAHKYIHKILPELNLTRDLIVDCRLGTGSTDLRDVFKPSTGKVPRSNDTSFGVGHAPFSDVETIIRNSSEYIDTKLRKKYPAIGQDIKIMGLRDGNTITLTIACAIVDRYCKDIREYSEYMSLLNEEITAIAKKSTKRKVVVHVNTADDIKKKSVFLTVTGTSAEMGDDGSVGRGNRCNGLITPNRPMSMEATSGKNPINHIGKIYNLLSTQIARECVTKVDGIEEMYVRLLSQIGKPIDQPLVASVQVLPQCGIKLKDINADILEIVDFQLANVTQITEKVIEGKLKTF; encoded by the coding sequence ATGAAGAGAAATATCCAGATTGAAGCATTAGACCAGATACCCCTTGAAAAACAGCGGATCGAACTCGTTGAACGCAAATGCCTTGGCCACCCGGACAGCCTTGCCGACGGGATTGCCGAATCGATCAGCCAGGCACTCTGCAAGACGTACCTTGAGGAATTCGGGGTCGTCCTTCACCACAACACCGACCAGGGTGAAGTCGTAGCCGGTGAATCGTCACCCAAGTTCGGTGGCGGGAAGATGATCCGCCCGATGTATGTCCTCCTCGACGGACGTGCCACCAAGCAGTTCGAAGGCGTCACCATCCCCACCGATTCCGTTGCTGTCGAAGCAGCCCACAAGTATATCCACAAGATCCTCCCGGAACTCAACCTTACCCGCGACCTTATTGTGGATTGCCGTCTCGGGACCGGGTCAACCGACCTGCGGGATGTCTTCAAGCCGAGCACAGGAAAAGTTCCCCGGTCAAACGACACCTCCTTCGGTGTCGGCCATGCTCCCTTCTCGGATGTCGAGACAATCATCCGGAACAGCTCCGAATACATCGATACAAAACTCCGGAAGAAGTATCCCGCCATCGGCCAGGATATCAAGATCATGGGACTGCGTGACGGGAACACCATCACCCTCACGATTGCCTGTGCCATCGTTGACCGCTACTGTAAGGATATCCGGGAATACTCGGAATACATGAGCCTGCTCAACGAGGAGATCACGGCAATTGCCAAGAAGAGCACCAAGCGCAAGGTTGTTGTCCACGTCAACACCGCCGACGACATCAAGAAGAAGAGCGTTTTCCTCACCGTAACCGGAACCTCCGCCGAGATGGGCGACGACGGATCTGTCGGCCGCGGCAACCGGTGCAACGGGCTCATCACCCCCAACCGCCCGATGAGCATGGAAGCAACGAGCGGCAAGAACCCGATCAACCATATCGGCAAGATCTACAACCTCCTCTCCACCCAGATTGCCCGCGAATGTGTCACGAAAGTAGACGGCATCGAAGAGATGTACGTCCGGCTGCTCTCCCAGATCGGCAAGCCGATCGACCAGCCGCTTGTGGCAAGTGTCCAGGTCCTGCCACAGTGTGGTATCAAGCTCAAGGACATCAATGCGGACATCCTTGAGATCGTTGACTTCCAGCTGGCAAATGTTACCCAGATCACCGAGAAGGTCATCGAAGGCAAGCTCAAGACCTTCTGA
- the hisA gene encoding 1-(5-phosphoribosyl)-5-[(5-phosphoribosylamino)methylideneamino]imidazole-4-carboxamide isomerase, with protein sequence MRIFPAVDILGGRCVQLVQGRRESATAYGNPLDCATRWLDEGADALHVINLDGAFGSAAKNAELIADLIRKTGVEIELGGGIRSLDDAKHWLDTGVSRIIISTLATQDPGCIRILAGEFGSDRIMAGVDAKGGQIAVHGWQETAGDYLGWAKRFEDLGAGSLLYTNVDVEGLQQGVRFEPVKRLIDHVTIPVVVAGGVSSRPDVAGLRQAGAYGAVLGSSLYSGKISLKDALEESQ encoded by the coding sequence ATGAGAATATTTCCTGCTGTCGATATCCTCGGGGGGCGGTGCGTCCAGCTCGTCCAGGGCAGGCGCGAGAGTGCAACTGCATACGGTAATCCTCTGGACTGTGCCACCCGGTGGCTTGACGAGGGCGCTGACGCCCTCCACGTCATCAACCTCGACGGGGCGTTTGGCAGTGCTGCGAAAAATGCGGAACTCATCGCCGATCTCATCAGAAAAACCGGCGTGGAGATCGAGCTCGGGGGCGGCATCCGCTCCCTTGACGATGCAAAGCACTGGCTCGATACCGGCGTGTCCCGCATTATCATCTCCACGCTTGCTACCCAGGATCCCGGGTGTATCCGTATCCTTGCCGGCGAATTCGGGAGCGACCGGATCATGGCGGGAGTTGATGCCAAGGGCGGTCAGATCGCTGTCCACGGATGGCAGGAGACTGCCGGGGACTATCTCGGCTGGGCGAAACGGTTCGAAGATCTCGGTGCCGGCTCCCTGCTCTACACGAACGTGGATGTCGAGGGGCTCCAGCAGGGAGTCAGGTTCGAACCGGTAAAACGGCTGATCGATCACGTGACTATCCCGGTCGTTGTTGCCGGCGGGGTCTCATCCCGCCCGGACGTGGCCGGGCTGCGGCAGGCCGGGGCGTACGGGGCGGTTCTCGGCTCATCCCTGTACAGCGGAAAGATATCCTTAAAGGATGCACTGGAGGAATCTCAATGA